The DNA window CCACCGGCCTGTTCCGGCCCCTGACGCAGCTGATCTCGAGGATACCGCCCTCGGTCGCCTCCGGCATGCTGGCCGGCATCGTCGTCACCTTCGCGTTCAATGCGGTAAAGACCATTCCTGTCGACCCGTGGCTGATCCTGCCGCTAATCGCGGCCTTCTTCGTCATCCGCCTGTTCAATCCGGCCCTGTCGGTGCTGGCGGTGCTGATCGGCGGCGGCCTCGCCGCTTTCCTCACCGGCCGTGTCGGCGGCCTGCCGACACCCGAACTGTCGACGCTGACGCTGATTGCGCCTGATTTCACCGCGAAGGCGATGATCGGCCTGGCATTGCCGCTCTACCTCGTCACCATGGCTTCGCAGAACCTGTCCGGCCTCGCCGTGCTGCGCGCCGCCGGCTACCACCCCGAGCCCGGCCCGCTGATCGGCGTCACCGGCCTGTTCTCGCTGCTGTCGGCGCCGTTCGGCGGCTCGACCACCAATCTGGCGGCGATCTCGGCGGCGATCTGCACCGGGCCGGACGTCCATCCCGATCCCGCCGAGCGCTGGAAGACCGGCCCGTTCTATGCGCTTGCCTATCTCATCTTCGCGCTTTTCGGCGCCTCGCTGGTGGCGATCTTCGCCGTGCTGCCGCAGAGCCTGATTGTGCTGGTGGCGGGTCTGGCGCTGATGGCGTCGCTCGCCAACGCGCTGTCGATCGCGCT is part of the Mesorhizobium loti genome and encodes:
- a CDS encoding benzoate/H(+) symporter BenE family transporter translates to MRVSIPIHAFVAAIVGFGGTLAIVIAAAKAVGATQIETASWVTTICLAMAIESLWLSWRTKMPVITAWSTPGLALIAASSGFSMGEAVAAFIVTAILLIATGLFRPLTQLISRIPPSVASGMLAGIVVTFAFNAVKTIPVDPWLILPLIAAFFVIRLFNPALSVLAVLIGGGLAAFLTGRVGGLPTPELSTLTLIAPDFTAKAMIGLALPLYLVTMASQNLSGLAVLRAAGYHPEPGPLIGVTGLFSLLSAPFGGSTTNLAAISAAICTGPDVHPDPAERWKTGPFYALAYLIFALFGASLVAIFAVLPQSLIVLVAGLALMASLANALSIALKDEGDRMAATVTFVVTASGLTLFGVGAAFWGLIAGLVVLFLEELKKRQSFQPLVRILRALS